The Candidatus Binataceae bacterium genome has a segment encoding these proteins:
- a CDS encoding response regulator — protein MQKAANDATSGGLVRASIKVAIIDDEARTLRSLARLMRSAGIEAITFSSPYEFLNNSAREEVDCAVTDLRMPGIDGLKLQQELKETSPHLSLVFITGHGNVPAGVTAMKGGAVDFLEKPVDSDALLAAILRAAEQSRRLKASHDEITTIEGRYGRLTPRERQIFALVAEGSLNKQAASDLGITERTVKVHRARVMEKMGAGSLAELARMAERLGARRTDAKTFSFDSSGARGVTKSTAQRAGRKV, from the coding sequence ATGCAGAAAGCCGCAAATGACGCCACTTCCGGAGGCCTCGTGCGCGCCTCGATCAAAGTGGCAATTATCGACGACGAAGCGCGGACGCTCCGCTCTCTTGCGCGTCTGATGAGGTCGGCAGGCATCGAGGCCATTACCTTCTCATCGCCGTACGAGTTTCTCAACAATTCCGCACGCGAAGAAGTCGACTGCGCAGTTACCGACCTTCGAATGCCCGGTATCGACGGCCTTAAACTACAGCAAGAGCTGAAAGAGACCTCTCCTCATCTCTCGCTGGTCTTCATTACTGGTCATGGCAACGTCCCGGCTGGTGTCACAGCTATGAAGGGCGGAGCGGTGGACTTCCTGGAGAAGCCTGTTGACAGCGACGCGCTGCTTGCGGCGATACTTCGTGCCGCCGAGCAGAGCCGCCGGTTGAAAGCCTCGCACGATGAAATTACTACTATAGAAGGGCGTTACGGTAGATTGACGCCGCGCGAGCGACAGATTTTCGCCTTGGTCGCGGAAGGCTCCCTCAACAAACAAGCTGCCTCGGACCTGGGCATCACCGAGAGAACCGTCAAAGTCCATCGTGCGCGGGTTATGGAAAAGATGGGCGCCGGATCGCTCGCCGAACTGGCACGCATGGCGGAACGGCTCGGCGCGCGCCGCACCGATGCGAAGACCTTTTCTTTTGACAGCTCGGGAGCTCGAGGGGTAACTAAGTCGACCGCACAGCGCGCGGGGCGAAAAGTCTAA
- a CDS encoding tetratricopeptide repeat protein — protein sequence MNTKGSQRVAATIAVLLMCLWQPTGVVANPVDESICDAAADRFLAAENYPEAIRLHGEFLRKNPTNALAHYHLGFAEGMVGDKTQELREYRRASALGLSRWDFFLNMGLALLDGGNLESATNELRLAVGLNPSRPEPHFNLGLVYERRDMLTEAEQEMRAALRSDPTELDARNMLGVIYARQGKTAKAFSQWHAMLQDAPYYSAARKNLAILEGKRPVSLVTGRRPIIPGRAAIRPKIARLSAAMRL from the coding sequence ATGAATACAAAAGGCTCACAGCGGGTAGCTGCCACCATTGCAGTGCTGCTCATGTGCCTCTGGCAGCCGACAGGTGTCGTTGCCAATCCAGTCGACGAATCGATCTGCGATGCCGCCGCCGATCGCTTCCTTGCAGCAGAGAACTATCCTGAAGCGATTCGTCTTCACGGGGAGTTTCTGCGGAAAAATCCGACCAATGCGCTCGCTCACTATCATTTGGGCTTTGCTGAAGGAATGGTAGGCGACAAAACACAGGAGCTCAGAGAGTACCGGCGCGCCTCTGCGCTTGGACTCTCGCGCTGGGACTTTTTTCTGAACATGGGACTCGCCTTGCTCGATGGCGGAAACCTGGAGTCGGCGACGAACGAGTTGCGGCTGGCCGTTGGACTCAACCCGAGCCGACCCGAGCCGCACTTCAATCTAGGCCTGGTCTATGAGCGCCGCGACATGTTGACCGAAGCGGAGCAAGAGATGCGGGCGGCGCTACGCTCGGATCCTACAGAGCTGGATGCCCGAAACATGCTGGGCGTCATTTACGCTCGACAGGGAAAGACCGCGAAAGCCTTCAGCCAATGGCATGCCATGCTTCAAGACGCACCCTACTACAGCGCGGCTCGCAAGAACCTCGCAATTCTTGAGGGGAAGCGGCCTGTCTCACTGGTGACAGGGAGACGACCAATTATTCCCGGCCGTGCAGCAATTCGACCCAAGATCGCTAGGCTGAGTGCAGCAATGCGGCTTTAG
- a CDS encoding HAD family hydrolase produces the protein MTGTLWVEHPLYTQAMFALTRVHELAPQHPEWTQHEPFKAVLTNDREAMAKFSESDWEVILAATHTGMTTEAFQKLVKQWLATAKDPRFHQPYTELVYQPMLEVMDFLRANGFKTYIVTGGGQEFVRVYSQHVYGVPQEQVVGSSILTRYEYQDGKPVLMREPKVFFIDDKTGKPIGINLFIGKRPYAAFGNSTGDQQMLEWTQAGNGARLMMLVLHDDPEREYAYGPAAGLPDSKVGTFSQALYDEAKSKGWTVISMKKDWKHIFAFEK, from the coding sequence TTGACCGGGACGCTCTGGGTCGAACACCCTTTGTATACTCAGGCCATGTTCGCGCTAACCCGTGTGCACGAACTTGCTCCCCAGCATCCCGAATGGACACAACACGAACCGTTCAAGGCCGTTCTCACGAACGATCGTGAGGCGATGGCCAAGTTCTCTGAATCGGATTGGGAGGTTATTCTCGCGGCCACTCACACTGGGATGACCACCGAAGCATTCCAGAAACTTGTGAAGCAATGGCTGGCAACGGCCAAGGACCCCAGGTTTCATCAGCCTTACACAGAACTCGTCTACCAGCCGATGCTTGAGGTCATGGATTTCTTGCGTGCCAACGGATTCAAGACCTACATAGTCACGGGCGGCGGCCAGGAGTTCGTTCGCGTATATAGTCAGCATGTCTACGGCGTCCCGCAAGAGCAGGTCGTGGGATCGAGTATCCTGACCAGGTACGAGTATCAGGATGGCAAACCGGTACTAATGCGGGAGCCCAAAGTATTTTTCATCGACGACAAGACAGGCAAGCCGATCGGGATCAACCTGTTTATCGGCAAGCGGCCATATGCCGCGTTCGGCAACTCGACCGGCGATCAGCAGATGCTTGAGTGGACCCAGGCGGGGAACGGTGCGCGATTGATGATGCTGGTCTTGCATGACGATCCAGAACGCGAGTACGCGTACGGTCCCGCTGCCGGTCTGCCGGATAGCAAGGTTGGTACGTTCTCTCAGGCGCTGTACGACGAGGCCAAGTCCAAAGGCTGGACCGTCATCAGCATGAAAAAGGACTGGAAGCACATTTTTGCTTTCGAGAAGTGA
- a CDS encoding response regulator has protein sequence MSKQSKARRVKAVGSIAKHTRATVLLVDDDLSFLPAAARLIRSAGFTVMSFDRPSALLASDIPKTNACMVVDVHMPEMNGVELIGVLNESQRGLPVIMISGRNDAETKRLIDRSHPVAALFKPIDEKALFEAIDCALALSKDSLV, from the coding sequence GTGTCCAAACAGTCGAAGGCACGACGAGTAAAAGCCGTCGGATCGATCGCAAAGCATACCAGGGCTACGGTCCTGCTGGTGGACGACGACTTATCTTTTCTACCCGCCGCGGCCAGGTTGATTCGATCCGCCGGTTTCACCGTTATGAGCTTCGATCGGCCGAGCGCTTTGCTCGCTAGTGACATCCCGAAGACCAATGCATGCATGGTAGTGGACGTCCACATGCCAGAAATGAATGGTGTCGAACTGATCGGTGTGTTGAATGAATCGCAGCGTGGCTTGCCGGTGATCATGATCAGCGGCCGTAACGACGCCGAAACAAAGCGGCTGATCGACCGGTCACATCCAGTGGCAGCGCTGTTCAAGCCTATAGATGAGAAAGCCTTGTTCGAGGCGATAGATTGCGCGCTGGCACTGTCGAAAGATTCTCTTGTGTGA
- a CDS encoding DUF2092 domain-containing protein, translating into MMTNSFSFALVSMMLAALITIDSKALAADGVIAPSNQATVDAPASATSKGPPSALQPQTASSHVDPEAEKILRGACSTLAEAKSFTLHAEIAFDQVLLPTRLKLQFAAAADYAVKKPNQLALDYASDLGTKSLWYNGTNQKASG; encoded by the coding sequence ATGATGACCAACTCGTTCTCGTTCGCCTTGGTTTCCATGATGCTCGCAGCACTCATAACGATTGATAGCAAAGCTCTCGCAGCTGATGGGGTGATCGCGCCTTCGAATCAAGCCACGGTTGACGCGCCGGCCTCTGCCACAAGCAAGGGACCGCCGTCTGCGTTGCAACCGCAAACGGCCAGTTCTCATGTGGACCCGGAAGCCGAGAAGATCCTGCGTGGCGCGTGCTCGACGCTCGCCGAAGCCAAATCGTTCACCTTGCATGCCGAGATAGCTTTTGACCAGGTGCTGCTACCCACCCGATTGAAGCTGCAGTTTGCCGCCGCCGCAGACTACGCAGTAAAGAAGCCCAACCAGCTGGCTCTCGATTATGCAAGTGATCTGGGCACCAAGTCTCTCTGGTACAACGGCACCAACCAGAAGGCGAGCGGATAA